Proteins encoded together in one Ptiloglossa arizonensis isolate GNS036 chromosome 9, iyPtiAriz1_principal, whole genome shotgun sequence window:
- the LOC143151295 gene encoding zinc finger matrin-type protein 5 has product MGKRYYCAYCDRSFKDDTEARKKHLSSLQHAKNRADHYNMYKDPEIILKEECAKTPCKRFLTIGDCAFGLGCRFSHYSPPMIWELQRLVNMKNQSRLHFTPENGWPNPDDIIKEYFESTVNLNNTDELNYPTWYKSSEIQDAMLPPSLWPITPESLANTSTFKEWG; this is encoded by the exons ATGGGAAAAAGATACTATTGTGCTTACTGTGACAGATCCTTTAAGGATGACACGGAAGCTAGAAAAAAACACCTTTCGAGTTTACAACATGCAAAAAATCGTGCAGACCATTACAACATGTATAAAG ATCCGGAAATTATATTAAAGGAAGAATGTGCGAAAACGCCGTGTAAACGTTTTTTAACTATCGGTGACTGTGCATTTGGTCTTGGATGCAGATTTTCCCATTATTCGCCTCCTATGATATGGGAGCTACAACGTCTTG TTAATATGAAAAACCAATCAAGATTACATTTTACGCCTGAAAATGGCTGGCCGAATCCTGACGATATTATCaaagaatattttgaaagtacTGTAAATCTAAACAATACGGACGAACTTAATTATCCCACGTGGTATAAGTCATCAGAAATACAAGACGCAATGTTACCACCATCGTTATGGCCTATTACTCCGGAAAGCTTAGCGAACACCTCGACTTTCAAAGAATGGGGTTAA